The Pantanalinema sp. genome window below encodes:
- the fmt gene encoding methionyl-tRNA formyltransferase — translation MRILFFGVDVMGEACLSALLTAGHEVAGVVTLASPKRTLLQRLFGRRQPPGVAEIAQQRRLPVLTPETLRDPSLVRRLAALKPDLLVVATFDKVLPPEVLAIAPYGGINVHPSLLPRHRGPAPVSRAIWAGDEETGLTVHLLEETVDAGPILLQHRHPIRPGDNAQRLIRRLAKAAPAILLETLEGVQDGTLYPRPQPAESTPAPFFSLREGRLDWNADDEQILRTIRACSPYPGAFLTARGERLAVLEASAEEGRQGASPGTVLSVNASGILVQTREGAIRCRRLRRGDRLVPPNQLGKWAADGERLKSGNWASPAPRA, via the coding sequence ATGCGAATCCTGTTCTTCGGCGTCGACGTCATGGGGGAGGCATGCCTCTCGGCCCTCCTCACGGCCGGCCACGAGGTGGCCGGGGTCGTCACCCTGGCTTCCCCGAAACGCACCCTCCTCCAGCGCCTCTTCGGCCGTCGCCAGCCGCCGGGCGTCGCCGAGATCGCCCAGCAGCGCCGCCTGCCGGTCCTGACCCCCGAGACCCTGCGCGACCCTTCGCTGGTGCGCCGGCTCGCCGCGCTCAAGCCGGACCTTCTGGTGGTGGCCACCTTCGACAAGGTCCTGCCCCCCGAGGTGCTCGCGATCGCCCCCTACGGCGGCATCAACGTCCACCCGTCGCTCTTGCCGCGCCACCGGGGGCCCGCCCCCGTCAGCCGCGCCATCTGGGCGGGAGACGAGGAGACGGGTCTCACCGTCCACCTGCTCGAAGAGACCGTGGACGCCGGGCCGATCCTGCTGCAGCACCGGCACCCCATCCGGCCGGGCGACAACGCCCAGCGCCTGATCCGTCGCCTGGCGAAGGCGGCGCCCGCCATCCTGCTCGAGACGCTCGAAGGGGTGCAGGACGGCACCCTCTACCCGCGCCCCCAGCCCGCCGAGAGCACTCCGGCCCCCTTCTTCTCGCTGCGCGAGGGGCGGCTGGACTGGAATGCCGACGACGAGCAGATCCTGCGGACCATCCGCGCCTGCAGCCCCTACCCCGGCGCCTTTTTGACCGCGCGCGGCGAGCGGCTCGCGGTGCTCGAGGCGAGCGCCGAGGAGGGCCGGCAGGGCGCGAGCCCCGGCACGGTCCTCTCGGTCAACGCCTCGGGCATCCTCGTCCAGACCCGCGAGGGGGCGATCCGCTGCCGCAGGCTTCGCCGGGGCGATCGCCTCGTGCCGCCCAACCAGCTCGGCAAGTGGGCCGCCGACGGCGAGCGCCTGAAGTCGGGGAACTGGGCCTCCCCGGCCCCCAGGGCTTGA
- a CDS encoding DUF1284 domain-containing protein — protein MHELPVKTLPLRAHHLMCVTTYQGKGYSPDFVANMNRVWHDLRDGAYSHARAISVADPLCRACPNLQDPNEEGSCRYQASIGARDRRLIEAMGWREGEVVELESTMAHIHDHHAELMAQVCEGCDWTSICAERRFTLREANPPVPKEP, from the coding sequence ATGCATGAGCTCCCCGTCAAAACCCTGCCGCTGCGCGCCCATCACCTCATGTGCGTCACCACCTACCAGGGCAAGGGCTACTCTCCCGACTTCGTGGCCAACATGAACCGGGTCTGGCACGACCTGCGCGACGGGGCCTACTCCCACGCCCGGGCGATCAGCGTGGCGGACCCGCTGTGCCGGGCCTGCCCCAACCTCCAGGATCCGAACGAGGAAGGGAGCTGCCGCTACCAGGCCTCGATCGGGGCGCGCGATCGCCGCCTGATCGAGGCGATGGGCTGGCGCGAGGGCGAGGTGGTGGAGCTCGAAAGTACCATGGCCCACATCCACGACCACCACGCCGAGCTGATGGCCCAGGTCTGCGAAGGCTGCGACTGGACCTCCATCTGCGCCGAGCGGCGCTTCACGCTGCGCGAGGCCAATCCCCCCGTTCCCAAGGAGCCCTGA
- a CDS encoding response regulator transcription factor, with product MDAGSQVPKARILIIEDEPDIAEFIAAELRFEGFEVRVEADGARGLVAVRQESPDLVILDRMLPGMDGLEICKRLRRASDVPILMLTARGDVADRVEGLNSGANDYLPKPFDLDELLARVNAQLRARRPAPRQYFEVGELSLELESREVRRAGEEIALTPKEFDLLAYLMQHARQVKPREQILQAVWGYDFEGEDNVLEVYIRYLRNKIEREGLPKLIHTVRGVGYVIKDRGAS from the coding sequence ATGGACGCCGGGTCCCAGGTCCCGAAGGCCCGTATCCTCATCATCGAGGACGAGCCCGACATCGCCGAGTTCATCGCCGCCGAGCTGCGCTTCGAGGGCTTCGAGGTGCGCGTGGAGGCGGACGGTGCGCGGGGATTGGTCGCCGTGCGCCAGGAGAGCCCGGACCTGGTGATTCTCGATCGCATGCTGCCCGGCATGGACGGCCTCGAGATCTGCAAGCGCCTGCGCCGCGCCTCGGACGTCCCCATCCTCATGCTCACCGCCCGCGGCGACGTGGCCGACCGGGTCGAGGGCCTGAACAGCGGCGCCAACGACTACCTTCCAAAGCCCTTCGACCTCGACGAGCTGCTGGCGCGCGTCAATGCCCAGCTGCGCGCTCGCCGTCCCGCCCCCAGGCAATACTTCGAGGTGGGCGAGCTGAGCCTCGAGCTCGAGAGCCGCGAGGTGCGGCGCGCGGGCGAGGAGATCGCGCTGACCCCCAAGGAGTTCGACCTGCTCGCCTACCTCATGCAGCACGCCCGGCAGGTGAAGCCCCGCGAGCAGATCCTCCAGGCGGTCTGGGGCTACGACTTCGAGGGCGAGGACAACGTGCTCGAGGTCTACATCCGCTACCTGCGCAACAAGATCGAGCGCGAGGGCCTGCCCAAGCTGATCCACACGGTGCGCGGGGTCGGCTACGTGATCAAGGATCGTGGCGCCAGTTGA
- a CDS encoding ATP-binding protein: MSIRLRLTLLFVALLAAVGLARSIAVLEGLSNTLHGIALSDAHSRIRQLRDYLALRHAEEHRLGRNLRLDRPEALPRAFSDDGMLLQLTAPDGRILNRSANLRASRLPLPAHAGSRAVSLSLGGTSPERLLLVSEPLQLGHHGPAGWIQAAYPLDAIDRTTHRMTLVELGVGLASLVLAFAVGYFFAGRALSPVAAITSEVGRLTRRDLHRRLEVGPAPHDEIDRLTLTFNGLFDRLEESFEAQRRFVADASHELRSPLTAIHGHLQLIRRRGDANPEQAKVWLETASREVGRLIRLVNELLDLARAEGQALIAAPAPVELGALAREVALQFQVIAPRIRAEVGAPLWVRGDEDRLRQVLINLADNAVRATRDGGDVRIEVRREHDSALVVVADTGGGIPPERLERIFDRFYRLDAARGRERGGAGLGLSIAQAIVRAHRGEISVESAPGQGARFTIRLPLA; encoded by the coding sequence TTGAGCATCCGCCTGCGTCTCACCCTGCTCTTCGTCGCGCTGCTCGCGGCGGTGGGACTCGCCCGCAGCATCGCGGTCCTGGAGGGCCTCTCGAACACCCTGCACGGCATCGCCCTTTCCGACGCGCACAGCCGGATCCGGCAGCTTCGGGACTACCTGGCGCTGCGCCATGCCGAAGAGCACCGCCTGGGACGCAACCTGCGCCTCGACCGCCCCGAGGCCCTCCCCCGCGCCTTCTCCGACGACGGCATGCTGCTTCAGCTCACGGCCCCCGACGGCCGGATCCTCAACCGCAGCGCCAACCTGCGCGCCTCGCGCCTGCCGCTCCCGGCGCATGCGGGGAGCCGGGCGGTCTCGCTCTCGCTCGGCGGCACGTCGCCGGAGCGCCTGCTCCTGGTCTCCGAGCCCCTGCAGCTGGGGCACCATGGCCCGGCCGGCTGGATCCAGGCGGCCTACCCGCTCGACGCCATCGACCGCACCACGCACCGCATGACCCTGGTCGAGCTGGGGGTGGGCCTGGCCTCGCTCGTCCTGGCCTTCGCGGTCGGCTACTTCTTCGCGGGGCGGGCCCTGTCGCCGGTCGCCGCCATCACCTCCGAGGTGGGGCGCCTGACCCGGCGCGACCTGCATCGCCGCCTGGAGGTGGGCCCTGCGCCCCACGACGAGATCGATCGCCTCACCCTCACCTTCAACGGCCTGTTCGATCGCCTCGAGGAGAGCTTCGAGGCGCAGCGGCGCTTCGTGGCGGACGCCTCGCACGAGCTGCGCAGCCCCCTGACCGCCATCCACGGCCATCTGCAATTGATCCGGCGCCGGGGCGACGCGAATCCCGAGCAGGCCAAGGTCTGGCTCGAGACCGCCTCGCGCGAGGTGGGGCGCCTGATCCGCCTGGTCAACGAGCTCCTGGACCTGGCGCGGGCCGAGGGACAGGCGCTGATCGCAGCCCCCGCGCCGGTGGAGCTCGGGGCGCTCGCGCGCGAGGTGGCCCTCCAGTTCCAGGTGATCGCCCCGCGGATCCGCGCGGAGGTGGGCGCACCGCTCTGGGTGCGCGGGGACGAAGATCGCCTGCGCCAGGTGCTGATCAACCTGGCGGACAACGCCGTGCGCGCCACCCGCGACGGAGGCGACGTGCGGATCGAGGTCAGGCGCGAGCACGACTCGGCCCTCGTCGTGGTCGCGGACACCGGCGGCGGCATCCCGCCCGAGCGCCTGGAGCGGATCTTCGATCGCTTCTACCGGCTGGATGCCGCCCGCGGCAGGGAGCGCGGGGGGGCGGGTCTGGGCCTGTCCATCGCCCAGGCCATCGTGCGGGCCCACCGGGGCGAGATCTCGGTCGAGAGTGCCCCGGGGCAGGGGGCGCGCTTCACCATCCGCCTGCCGCTGGCCT